The Legionella cincinnatiensis genome includes a region encoding these proteins:
- the bla gene encoding class A beta-lactamase: protein MKIKLLRQFVGASKIKSSLQWIFLGLVYSLNCFAAHNSDIELSKKIKAIEKNSHTVMGITAIHIEKNKIISHNSNQRFFMASTVKLPIALAFLHRVDENKDSLDRVIKMDTKNSVPGSGTLHHLFEKKKLNMSLKQVLIHMMRNSDNSASDTILKVTNGPKYVASRMSALGFKNIFVNRSILEMFLDTNHVNHSYLKKPQPVFAWQKIFNHVPLEEKKLAWQRFQNDTRDTTTSDDMAKLLVKLYKKQALSESNTNLLIDIMEKCRTGRSRIKGLLPAHVKVAHKTGTWSIYEQDYLRYPGSKNLYRFVSDVGIITLPNNKGHIALAVYVKSQSASDYPRSRAIALASRAIYEHFMRS from the coding sequence ATGAAGATAAAATTATTAAGGCAATTTGTAGGTGCTTCTAAGATAAAAAGCAGCTTACAGTGGATTTTCTTAGGTTTAGTCTATTCACTAAATTGTTTTGCAGCTCATAATAGTGATATTGAGCTTTCCAAAAAGATTAAGGCTATTGAAAAAAATTCACATACGGTAATGGGGATTACCGCTATTCATATCGAGAAAAATAAAATAATTTCTCACAACAGCAATCAACGTTTTTTTATGGCGAGCACGGTTAAGTTACCCATTGCATTAGCTTTTTTGCACCGTGTTGATGAAAATAAAGACTCTTTAGATCGCGTTATTAAAATGGACACCAAAAATTCTGTACCAGGCTCGGGGACCTTGCATCATTTGTTTGAAAAGAAAAAACTGAACATGTCGTTGAAGCAAGTGCTCATTCACATGATGAGAAACAGTGATAACAGTGCCAGTGACACCATATTAAAAGTTACTAATGGACCCAAATATGTGGCAAGTCGCATGAGTGCATTGGGATTTAAAAATATTTTTGTAAACCGTTCTATCTTGGAAATGTTTTTGGATACCAATCATGTGAATCATTCCTATTTGAAAAAACCACAACCTGTATTTGCGTGGCAAAAAATATTTAATCATGTTCCTTTGGAAGAAAAAAAATTAGCTTGGCAGCGTTTCCAAAACGATACGCGTGATACGACCACGTCTGATGATATGGCCAAATTGCTTGTAAAATTGTACAAAAAACAAGCTCTTTCAGAATCAAATACTAACTTACTTATCGATATTATGGAAAAATGTCGAACAGGAAGAAGTAGGATTAAAGGATTACTGCCTGCTCATGTAAAAGTAGCACATAAAACAGGGACTTGGTCTATCTATGAACAAGATTATTTAAGGTATCCAGGCTCTAAGAATCTTTATCGCTTTGTGAGTGATGTTGGGATTATTACATTACCTAATAATAAAGGACATATCGCGCTTGCGGTTTATGTTAAATCTCAATCAGCCAGTGATTATCCACGAAGTCGGGCAATAGCATTAGCGAGCCGCGCCATTTATGAGCACTTTATGAGGTCGTAG
- a CDS encoding FAD-dependent monooxygenase: MSDQLLDVLIVGAGPVGLFCANELTRQGLSCRIIDKKAQLSDKSKALALHIRTLDLLSDCGFLNDILDKGLKVEGVLFKSKGKELIHATFASLEADRHFLIDLPQDKTERVFYKGLIDKGLNVEWQTELTAIEEASNYVVSTLKRANGQSETIQSSWVIACDGSHSTLRKLVHAEFIGASIKQTWWLADLMIDWELPENKLILYVSDKGPLACFPMGEKRYRVVMTAPERIMHKEPSMEDIERAFKLRCSDKATLSDPLWISPFGIDHKQIQKYRYGRIFFAGDAAHVHSPMGGQGLNTGLQDIYNLSWKLALVHKGLAKDYLLESYHSERHPIAATVLKKTGLMTYMIMIKNPVLIYLRNFIMHMAISFDFIKNAVLYDLAELSVSYSTSPIVKILGRKTNFKIGEFLNDFPLIDAKTEEKKKLHQITQGTMHHLLLFTGTTGNQLTLLIEIAKVIEQRFNGLLKAHIVLSQSEPLFSSDNISVFIDENQKMHQHFSINQSIVVLIRPDKYVGLTQEPVDKDELLNYMENSYLK; this comes from the coding sequence ATGTCTGATCAGTTATTGGATGTACTTATAGTGGGTGCGGGGCCAGTTGGTTTATTTTGTGCTAATGAGTTAACTCGCCAAGGATTAAGTTGTCGAATAATTGATAAAAAGGCACAGCTTAGTGATAAATCCAAGGCATTGGCTCTTCATATTCGAACGCTGGATCTTCTTAGTGATTGTGGTTTTCTTAATGACATTCTCGATAAAGGGCTCAAGGTTGAGGGCGTTTTGTTTAAATCTAAAGGGAAAGAATTAATTCATGCAACTTTTGCTAGTCTTGAAGCCGATCGCCATTTTCTTATCGATCTTCCCCAAGATAAAACAGAGCGTGTTTTTTATAAAGGATTAATTGATAAAGGACTTAATGTTGAGTGGCAGACTGAACTTACTGCAATAGAGGAAGCATCAAACTATGTAGTATCCACTCTAAAACGTGCAAACGGACAAAGCGAAACCATTCAATCAAGTTGGGTCATTGCTTGTGATGGGTCACACAGTACGTTAAGAAAGCTTGTTCATGCTGAATTCATTGGTGCTTCTATTAAACAAACCTGGTGGCTTGCTGATTTAATGATTGATTGGGAATTACCCGAAAATAAATTGATTCTTTATGTAAGTGATAAAGGCCCCCTTGCGTGTTTCCCCATGGGAGAAAAACGCTATCGCGTGGTCATGACTGCGCCAGAGAGGATAATGCATAAAGAGCCCTCAATGGAGGATATAGAGCGAGCCTTTAAATTACGATGCTCTGATAAAGCAACCTTATCGGATCCACTTTGGATTAGCCCCTTTGGAATTGATCACAAACAAATCCAAAAATATCGTTATGGGCGAATATTTTTTGCGGGTGATGCTGCGCATGTTCATAGTCCTATGGGGGGACAAGGACTAAATACAGGGTTGCAAGATATTTACAACCTATCTTGGAAATTGGCTCTAGTACACAAAGGATTGGCTAAAGATTATTTGCTGGAGAGTTATCATAGTGAACGCCATCCTATTGCTGCTACTGTATTAAAAAAGACAGGATTAATGACTTATATGATCATGATAAAAAATCCGGTACTTATTTATTTACGTAATTTTATCATGCATATGGCTATTTCTTTTGATTTTATTAAAAATGCAGTACTTTATGATCTTGCTGAATTATCAGTAAGTTACTCCACCAGTCCCATAGTAAAAATTTTAGGCAGAAAAACAAATTTCAAAATAGGTGAGTTTCTTAACGATTTTCCTTTAATTGACGCTAAAACTGAAGAAAAGAAAAAATTGCATCAAATTACTCAGGGAACAATGCATCACCTATTGTTGTTTACTGGAACTACTGGAAATCAACTTACTCTTCTGATTGAAATAGCCAAAGTAATCGAACAACGATTTAATGGGTTGCTCAAAGCACATATTGTTTTGTCACAATCTGAACCACTATTTTCTTCTGATAATATATCAGTGTTTATTGATGAAAATCAAAAAATGCACCAACATTTTTCAATCAATCAAAGCATTGTCGTATTGATCCGCCCAGATAAATATGTGGGGTTAACCCAAGAGCCTGTAGATAAGGATGAATTATTGAATTATATGGAAAATAGTTATTTAAAATAA
- a CDS encoding N-acetylmuramoyl-L-alanine amidase, translated as MKLLLFCLFFISAQVHAFSCYTPQKIHQAPIQFNEERIALTRQYQLIHYGIDSKSIEIEPKMIVLHWTCISTFKATFRVFNSPTFPKNSPRIKELPGNLNVSSHFLVDRDGSIYQLMPEKWMARHVIGLNHYAIGIENVGGINGKDDLTEAQARANAFLVCYLKRKYPQIKYVIGHNDYLNFKNTSLWLERDPNYQTDKEDPGPFFVQKVMKLIDDNKKGNNNGN; from the coding sequence ATGAAATTACTTTTATTCTGTTTATTCTTTATAAGCGCTCAGGTGCATGCATTTTCGTGCTATACGCCCCAGAAAATTCATCAAGCACCGATTCAATTTAATGAGGAACGGATTGCCTTAACTCGCCAATATCAATTAATCCATTATGGGATTGACTCAAAGTCAATCGAAATTGAACCGAAAATGATTGTCTTGCATTGGACGTGTATCTCTACTTTTAAGGCAACTTTTCGTGTTTTTAATTCACCCACTTTTCCCAAAAATTCACCTCGCATTAAAGAATTGCCAGGGAATCTAAATGTGTCGAGTCATTTTTTAGTTGATCGGGATGGAAGTATTTATCAACTTATGCCCGAAAAATGGATGGCAAGGCATGTTATAGGCTTAAACCATTATGCAATTGGCATTGAAAACGTTGGTGGAATAAATGGCAAGGATGATTTAACTGAAGCTCAGGCCAGAGCAAATGCATTTTTAGTGTGTTATTTAAAAAGAAAATATCCGCAGATTAAATATGTTATTGGGCATAATGATTATTTAAACTTTAAAAATACTTCTTTGTGGCTTGAGCGAGATCCAAATTACCAAACTGATAAAGAAGATCCTGGTCCGTTTTTTGTGCAAAAAGTAATGAAATTGATCGATGACAATAAAAAAGGAAATAACAACGGTAATTAA
- a CDS encoding LysR family transcriptional regulator, producing MDIVEIKSFLAVIEFRSFTLAAKRVHITQSAMSKRIQKMENELGVRLFIVEGSKITLTEAASHFVPYARQMLAAYNSALKSFKDDAQMLQHHIVVGATVFVSHYILPSFLSYLKTEESSLIIHIRTMAEHDIEDYLNRGTVDLVISPERDLPSKIIATQLWQEKYYYVANKSHELSQINRVLSLSDFVNYPAIFTQKSGVIRDKVERAFDESQLNLNVSLEISTLDAIKSLVEFNLGWSVLPSKLISDQLNVLNVDTTDIILNFNVFYLKKRMEERAITNFLHIFNKWQNQNSTDEKAS from the coding sequence ATGGATATAGTTGAAATAAAATCATTTCTTGCAGTCATTGAATTTCGGTCTTTTACGCTTGCTGCTAAGAGAGTCCATATTACTCAATCAGCAATGAGCAAACGTATTCAAAAAATGGAAAATGAATTGGGGGTGCGTTTATTTATTGTCGAGGGTTCAAAAATCACATTGACTGAAGCTGCAAGCCATTTTGTTCCCTATGCAAGACAAATGTTAGCGGCATATAACAGCGCATTAAAATCGTTTAAAGACGATGCTCAAATGTTGCAACATCATATAGTTGTTGGGGCTACTGTATTTGTTTCTCATTATATCTTACCAAGTTTCCTCAGTTATCTGAAAACGGAAGAATCTTCACTCATAATTCACATAAGAACAATGGCCGAACACGATATCGAAGATTATTTGAACCGAGGAACAGTAGATCTTGTCATTAGCCCAGAACGTGATCTTCCTTCAAAAATTATTGCAACTCAATTATGGCAAGAAAAATATTATTATGTGGCCAATAAAAGCCATGAATTATCTCAAATCAATAGGGTATTATCGCTTTCAGATTTTGTAAACTATCCTGCTATTTTTACTCAAAAAAGTGGTGTAATCCGAGATAAGGTAGAAAGAGCTTTTGATGAAAGTCAATTAAACTTAAATGTGAGTTTGGAGATTAGTACGCTTGATGCGATTAAAAGTCTCGTAGAATTTAATTTAGGTTGGAGTGTCTTACCGAGTAAATTGATTTCTGATCAATTAAACGTTCTAAATGTTGATACTACAGATATAATCCTTAATTTTAATGTCTTTTACCTTAAAAAAAGAATGGAGGAGCGAGCAATCACTAACTTTTTACATATTTTTAATAAATGGCAAAATCAAAATTCTACAGATGAAAAAGCTTCTTGA
- a CDS encoding NAD(P)/FAD-dependent oxidoreductase — MKFDTVVLGGGIIGVSVAIHLQMRGREVALVDVTSPGSETSFGNAGLIQREGVYPYAFPRDITSLMKYALNCSPEVRYHLASILKLTPFLWKYWFHSHSSRHAEIARSYATLIQHSVTEHHLLAEAAGVRHLLRAGGWLKVFRTTKRQEAEIQFAEKCQAEHGIRFKVLDTALLHHTEPDLDPSLLGALHYTESEAISDPGALVAAYTRYFEHLGGRFFFGDALTLSEPWTIKTEQGQINSDSVVIALGPWSDVLCSRFGYHFPLAVKRGYHMHYGVKENAKLIHPILDFERGYLIAPMVRGVRLTTGIEFARRDSQKTPVQLNQVEPIARTLFPITERLDKFPWMGCRPCTPDMLPIIGQAPRHRGLWFAFGHGHHGLTLGPVTGRLLAEMMTGEQLIVDPLPFSASRFS, encoded by the coding sequence ATGAAATTTGATACTGTTGTACTTGGTGGCGGAATTATTGGCGTATCGGTTGCAATTCATTTGCAAATGCGAGGGCGAGAGGTAGCCTTGGTGGATGTAACTTCACCAGGAAGTGAAACGTCATTTGGTAATGCGGGGTTAATTCAACGTGAAGGAGTATACCCCTATGCATTTCCAAGAGACATCACTTCTCTCATGAAATACGCTTTGAATTGCTCACCTGAAGTGAGGTATCACCTCGCATCGATATTAAAACTTACCCCTTTTTTGTGGAAATATTGGTTTCATTCGCATTCATCGCGCCATGCAGAAATAGCTCGTTCCTATGCAACGTTGATCCAACACAGCGTTACAGAACATCATTTACTTGCTGAAGCAGCTGGAGTCAGGCACTTATTGCGTGCAGGAGGATGGCTTAAGGTGTTTAGGACAACAAAAAGGCAAGAGGCAGAAATACAGTTTGCTGAAAAATGCCAGGCTGAGCATGGTATCCGCTTTAAAGTTTTGGATACTGCTTTGTTACACCATACTGAACCTGATCTTGATCCATCTTTGTTGGGGGCCCTTCATTATACGGAATCCGAAGCCATTAGTGATCCAGGTGCATTGGTTGCTGCGTATACACGTTATTTTGAGCACCTCGGTGGTCGTTTTTTCTTCGGAGATGCACTCACCTTATCGGAGCCATGGACAATTAAGACAGAGCAGGGGCAAATTAATAGCGATTCTGTGGTAATTGCTTTAGGTCCCTGGTCAGATGTTCTATGCTCTCGCTTTGGCTATCATTTTCCACTAGCGGTTAAGCGAGGCTATCACATGCATTATGGCGTGAAAGAGAATGCCAAACTTATTCATCCAATACTTGATTTTGAGAGAGGTTATTTAATCGCTCCTATGGTGCGTGGAGTGCGCTTAACTACGGGAATTGAATTCGCAAGACGAGATTCGCAAAAAACTCCAGTACAACTCAATCAAGTAGAGCCTATTGCACGCACACTTTTTCCCATCACCGAACGACTTGATAAATTTCCTTGGATGGGATGTAGGCCTTGTACGCCAGACATGCTTCCAATTATTGGCCAAGCGCCACGCCATCGGGGTCTTTGGTTTGCATTCGGACATGGACATCACGGTTTAACTTTGGGACCTGTTACTGGACGTTTGCTTGCTGAGATGATGACTGGAGAGCAGTTAATAGTAGATCCACTACCCTTTAGTGCTAGCCGATTTAGTTGA
- the lon gene encoding endopeptidase La produces MEIQTNKEKTERQVKELSIPSELPILTLRGAVIYPMTVMPLNVGQSRSIKLAHDVTISSSRFIGIMAIKNNTVEEPNPTDIYTIGTASVIHRLIHLSDNSVQLIVRGIEKIYIQEFTSVEPYFKARIELAPEQYTKNNQIEALMRNTIELLRHLISLTPHLSEDLLTLALNTNDPRQLVYLIAANFRLELKDAQELLELNQVEDKLVRLNMFLTREVEIIELGKKIQSQAQNELDKTERYFILREQLKQIKKELGEEDEQVLELREYENKIVQTKMSEEAEKEAIHELNRMKKMPTSAAEYQVIKTYLDWLVELPWNKTTEDNLDINSARKILDEDHYDLKEVKERILEYLAVHKLRLERNDKEQSYTGSILCFVGPPGVGKTSLGQSIARALGRKFIRISLGGIHDEGEIRGHRRTYIGALPGRIIQSIKRVESRNPVMMLDEVDKVGADFRGDPSSALLEALDPAQNKTFSDHYLDVNFDLSQVIFIGTANQLDPIQPALRDRMEIITLPGYTDDEKLHIATNYLIPRQIKENGLMPEEIQFEHDAILLMTHDYTREAGVRNLEREIGAICRKVATLIAEKKAKSVPITKDKVVELLGKPKYYSEIAERTTIPGVAIGLAVTVGGGDILFIEATKMPGSKGFTVTGQLGTVMKESAQAALSYVRAKAHQLGIKDKIFEKSDIHLHIPEGAIPKDGPSAGVTIATALASLMTNRLIKSDVGMTGEITLRGRVLPVGGIKEKVLAAHRAGLKTVILPKRNDKDLEDLPDKVRKEMKFIFAKDVSEVFDAALCPANTNDECAKQ; encoded by the coding sequence ATGGAGATTCAAACAAACAAGGAAAAAACAGAACGGCAAGTGAAAGAACTTAGCATCCCCTCCGAATTACCTATTTTAACATTACGTGGAGCAGTTATCTATCCTATGACTGTTATGCCACTGAATGTAGGCCAGTCACGCTCCATTAAACTAGCCCATGACGTAACAATTAGTTCCTCTCGTTTCATAGGAATAATGGCTATTAAAAATAATACCGTTGAAGAACCAAATCCTACCGATATTTATACGATTGGCACTGCTTCAGTAATACATCGACTTATTCACTTATCAGACAACTCCGTACAATTAATCGTACGAGGAATAGAGAAAATTTATATTCAAGAATTTACTTCCGTTGAACCTTATTTCAAAGCTCGTATTGAACTTGCACCTGAACAATATACTAAAAACAACCAAATTGAAGCCTTAATGCGAAATACCATTGAATTATTACGTCATTTAATTTCATTAACACCGCATTTATCGGAAGATTTGTTAACCCTCGCGCTGAATACAAATGATCCGCGCCAACTTGTGTATCTTATTGCAGCGAATTTTAGATTGGAATTAAAAGATGCACAGGAGCTATTGGAGTTGAATCAAGTCGAGGACAAGCTTGTAAGACTCAATATGTTTTTAACCAGAGAAGTGGAAATTATTGAATTAGGAAAAAAAATCCAATCTCAAGCACAAAATGAACTCGATAAAACAGAACGCTATTTCATACTTCGGGAGCAACTAAAACAAATTAAAAAAGAACTTGGTGAAGAGGACGAACAGGTTCTTGAACTCAGGGAATATGAAAATAAAATTGTCCAAACAAAGATGTCGGAAGAGGCTGAAAAAGAAGCAATACATGAACTCAATCGCATGAAAAAAATGCCTACTTCTGCTGCCGAATATCAAGTAATTAAAACCTATTTAGATTGGTTAGTTGAATTACCTTGGAATAAAACAACGGAAGATAATCTTGATATCAATAGTGCCAGAAAAATCCTTGATGAAGATCATTATGATTTAAAAGAAGTGAAAGAGAGAATACTTGAGTATCTGGCAGTACACAAACTTCGCCTTGAGCGTAACGATAAGGAACAATCATATACAGGCTCTATTCTTTGCTTTGTGGGGCCACCTGGAGTAGGTAAAACTTCTCTTGGACAATCTATTGCACGAGCACTTGGCCGAAAATTTATCAGAATTTCATTAGGTGGAATACATGACGAAGGAGAAATTCGCGGACATCGACGTACTTATATTGGCGCCTTACCTGGGAGAATTATTCAGTCCATTAAGCGTGTGGAATCACGTAATCCTGTAATGATGCTGGATGAGGTAGATAAAGTAGGAGCCGATTTTCGCGGCGACCCTTCATCCGCTTTACTTGAGGCCCTTGATCCTGCACAAAATAAAACTTTTTCTGATCATTATCTGGATGTGAATTTTGATCTGTCACAAGTCATTTTCATCGGTACAGCGAATCAACTTGATCCCATTCAACCGGCGTTACGTGATCGTATGGAAATTATTACTCTTCCTGGTTATACAGATGATGAAAAATTACATATCGCAACAAACTATCTCATCCCTCGCCAGATTAAGGAAAATGGCTTAATGCCGGAAGAAATTCAATTTGAGCATGATGCGATCCTGTTAATGACTCATGATTATACACGGGAAGCCGGTGTCCGCAATTTAGAACGAGAGATTGGCGCAATTTGTCGTAAAGTGGCAACACTTATTGCAGAGAAGAAAGCTAAGTCAGTCCCAATCACAAAGGATAAGGTTGTAGAATTACTTGGCAAACCCAAATATTATTCTGAAATTGCGGAACGAACCACCATTCCTGGAGTTGCAATCGGCCTTGCGGTAACGGTAGGTGGCGGCGATATTTTATTTATTGAAGCAACAAAAATGCCAGGGTCCAAAGGTTTTACAGTGACAGGGCAATTAGGCACAGTAATGAAAGAATCTGCTCAAGCAGCACTTTCTTATGTCCGCGCCAAAGCACATCAACTGGGAATAAAAGATAAAATTTTTGAAAAAAGCGATATTCATCTTCATATTCCAGAAGGAGCAATTCCTAAAGATGGCCCCAGTGCAGGTGTTACGATAGCAACAGCACTTGCTTCGTTGATGACCAATCGTTTAATCAAAAGCGACGTTGGCATGACAGGAGAAATCACGTTAAGAGGTCGAGTGCTCCCCGTGGGTGGCATTAAAGAAAAAGTTCTTGCGGCTCATCGGGCTGGTTTAAAAACAGTAATTCTCCCTAAGCGTAATGATAAAGACTTAGAGGATTTACCTGACAAAGTCCGTAAAGAAATGAAATTTATCTTTGCAAAAGATGTCAGTGAAGTATTTGATGCGGCATTATGTCCAGCAAACACGAATGATGAATGTGCGAAACAGTAA
- a CDS encoding SemiSWEET family sugar transporter, which produces MSIVMLSGVVAFITSFIGLLPQIVKSLKTRSTQDLSMMMLINYLVCSLAWIIYGSSTNSFFVISSNVVGLIISLLLILLKRHYDARCN; this is translated from the coding sequence GTGTCTATTGTTATGCTTTCAGGTGTTGTTGCTTTTATTACTTCTTTTATTGGTTTATTACCGCAAATCGTTAAATCTTTAAAAACTCGATCCACTCAAGATCTTTCTATGATGATGTTGATTAATTACCTAGTCTGTTCTTTAGCATGGATTATTTATGGAAGCAGTACGAATTCTTTTTTTGTAATCAGTTCTAATGTAGTTGGCTTAATTATTAGTTTGCTGCTTATTCTACTAAAACGACATTATGATGCTCGATGTAATTAA
- a CDS encoding thiamine diphosphokinase, giving the protein MLDVINLKGYRSILCLNGDLPNPDFFITMNLPIIAADGAANRLFELGVHPQLIIGDLDSISTPILESYPFLHLPDQASSDYQKAMHYLSDNNLLPAIIVGVNGGFLDHILNNINIFITTDCLLYSPPVRGFVLREKSQQNFLLPVQTKISLLGMPTAILSSQGLQWELHGSHLSFPGKTSCFNRTRLPEVILETHQGTALVLIYEQTITDAGVLGASQ; this is encoded by the coding sequence ATGCTCGATGTAATTAATTTAAAAGGGTATCGATCAATTTTATGCCTCAATGGTGATTTACCTAATCCTGATTTTTTTATCACGATGAATTTACCCATCATTGCAGCTGACGGAGCAGCAAACCGTTTGTTTGAATTAGGTGTTCATCCTCAATTAATTATTGGAGATTTAGATTCTATCTCCACCCCTATTTTAGAAAGCTATCCTTTCCTGCATTTGCCCGATCAAGCAAGTAGTGATTATCAAAAAGCCATGCATTACTTAAGCGATAATAACTTACTACCCGCAATCATTGTAGGAGTAAACGGTGGTTTTTTGGATCATATACTCAATAATATTAATATCTTTATAACCACAGATTGCCTTTTATATTCACCACCAGTCAGAGGCTTTGTGCTCAGAGAAAAATCCCAACAAAATTTTTTATTACCCGTTCAAACAAAAATTTCGTTACTAGGAATGCCAACAGCAATCCTTTCTTCACAGGGTTTGCAATGGGAGCTTCACGGCTCTCACCTTTCATTTCCAGGTAAAACCTCATGTTTTAATCGCACTCGATTACCAGAAGTTATATTAGAGACCCATCAAGGCACAGCATTAGTTCTAATTTATGAACAAACAATCACTGATGCGGGCGTTTTGGGAGCATCGCAGTAA
- a CDS encoding Na+/H+ antiporter: MEGALFCLILLFLTVLSGVITRIVPRLPLPLLQIVLGCVIAFLLPNIHVKLNPELFMLLFIPPLLFNDSWHFPKREFLLYTRPIVTLSIGLVFFTVAGVGYLVHWLVPVIPLPAAFALAAALSPTDAVALRSMTKGVRIPERIMHILQGEALLNDASGLVSFKLAVAAMLTGIFSFKSALFSLILVGFGGMAVGAILTYAFISILGKLTHNSTHETTTENLLLLLLPFTVYLAAEKLGFSGILAAVSAGFTIDRAGFLDRTLATMRIEGHFVWGVLDITLNGIIFILLGLYLPKSITLLADTGYSLSECITIAAIITVTLILLRTLWIYLTLPFEALISKRNQTSWHFPSLKIISTISLGGVRGAIALAAILSLPHYLHDGSPFPARHLLIILVIGVVLCSLLISSIILPLITPSLKKFIHKPSQDEEKEAVIALTLAAMEAIKTKMKVLCDEVNEKEKELCHQVAHKLMDTFNQFIISNHGTESEKLESISALTFERQLRFAALEGAHQELRTLRKQRKINNTTMMKIIARLDLRHIALLNEHQTMIEK; encoded by the coding sequence ATGGAAGGTGCTTTATTCTGCTTAATTCTACTTTTTTTAACCGTATTATCTGGGGTTATTACACGTATTGTGCCTAGATTACCACTACCATTGCTGCAAATAGTTTTGGGGTGTGTTATTGCCTTTTTGTTACCCAATATTCATGTAAAATTGAATCCCGAACTTTTTATGCTGTTGTTTATTCCTCCTTTGTTATTTAACGACAGTTGGCATTTTCCGAAACGCGAGTTTTTACTTTATACTAGACCCATAGTGACTTTATCCATTGGATTGGTTTTTTTTACGGTAGCGGGGGTTGGCTATTTAGTGCATTGGTTAGTTCCTGTTATACCATTGCCCGCTGCTTTTGCATTGGCAGCAGCACTTTCGCCAACAGATGCGGTAGCACTTAGATCAATGACTAAAGGTGTGCGTATTCCCGAGCGAATTATGCATATTCTCCAAGGCGAAGCCCTATTAAATGATGCTTCTGGTTTGGTCTCATTTAAATTAGCTGTTGCTGCGATGTTAACCGGTATTTTTTCATTCAAAAGTGCCCTATTTAGCCTTATATTGGTTGGTTTCGGTGGCATGGCTGTTGGGGCAATTCTTACCTATGCCTTTATTTCGATCCTCGGAAAATTGACTCATAATAGCACCCATGAAACCACTACTGAAAATTTATTATTATTGCTTCTTCCTTTTACTGTCTATCTTGCTGCTGAAAAGCTAGGATTTTCAGGAATATTAGCTGCTGTTTCTGCGGGATTTACTATTGATAGAGCTGGCTTTTTGGACAGAACTTTAGCCACAATGCGTATCGAAGGTCATTTTGTCTGGGGTGTTTTAGACATCACTTTAAATGGGATTATTTTTATCCTTTTAGGATTGTATTTACCTAAATCAATCACATTACTTGCGGACACAGGCTATAGTCTATCAGAGTGCATTACCATTGCAGCGATTATAACCGTGACCTTGATATTGTTGCGTACATTGTGGATTTATTTAACCTTGCCTTTTGAAGCTTTAATTTCCAAGCGTAATCAAACCTCTTGGCATTTTCCGAGCTTAAAAATAATCAGTACAATTTCTTTGGGTGGGGTGCGAGGCGCTATTGCTTTGGCTGCAATTTTATCATTACCTCATTACCTACATGATGGGAGTCCTTTTCCAGCACGACACTTACTCATTATTCTTGTTATAGGCGTGGTTCTTTGTTCCTTATTAATAAGTAGTATTATTTTGCCTTTAATTACTCCCAGTTTGAAAAAATTCATCCATAAACCAAGTCAAGATGAAGAAAAGGAAGCAGTTATTGCCTTAACACTTGCTGCCATGGAAGCGATTAAAACCAAAATGAAAGTTTTATGCGATGAAGTAAATGAAAAAGAGAAGGAACTTTGCCACCAGGTAGCACATAAGCTCATGGATACTTTTAACCAATTTATCATATCGAATCATGGGACAGAAAGTGAAAAGTTGGAAAGTATTTCTGCTTTAACCTTTGAGCGGCAATTACGGTTTGCAGCTTTAGAAGGTGCACATCAAGAATTACGCACGCTAAGAAAACAAAGAAAAATTAATAATACGACGATGATGAAAATTATTGCCAGATTAGATTTACGACACATTGCTTTGCTCAATGAGCATCAGACAATGATTGAAAAGTAA